The following nucleotide sequence is from Camelus bactrianus isolate YW-2024 breed Bactrian camel chromosome 34, ASM4877302v1, whole genome shotgun sequence.
CTCTTTAATGGAAAAACCTTTCAGGGCTGTGCAATCCAGGAAATGCCTGCCATCGCTCAACCTGTCAGAATCTCCATTTGAGCACAGAGCCATTTACAGTGGTATCTGATGAGAAAGCCAAGATCCCTGACAGTGCACTAGTGAGAGCCTTTCCACAGGACTGTTCTAATAAACAGGCTTCTGGCTCATTGCTGAATGCTGGCTAAAGACAGAACCATCTGGAAAGCAGAGTATAGAATGATCTCTATTTTTCCAAGAATCAAAGGAAGGTGGAACATTTCTGAATGAAACCATGGATGTTATTCATAAAATCTGGGCCACATGAGGTTAGAGGCATATTGATTTCCAGTCTAAGGATAGATTGGCCATCTTTGGCCTTTCAGGAAAATGACCACAGATTAAGATGATGAAGACCAGATGCTACAATTTGAAGCTTCAattagaaaaccctaaaagggcTTAATTGGCAGGACAGCCATAACAACTGTGTCTTGCCACAGATTGACGGAAAGATGACAAGTGTTTTAATGTGGTGAAGACAAATCTTGGGTCTAGCTGCTTCTGCACAAATGATccagccagtctgaaaaggtttaaaggaataaaacttGCCAGTGCTTACCAAGATCCAGAAAGGCCTTAGGTTTGAGCAATTCCCTGTTGGAATTAGGTTTGAGAacaaaagctagttttttttaaaagaagttttcttAGAAGACTTCCTTAATGAGAACATCCATACCTAGTAGGGCTTAGAGAAAGCATAGACGTAGATGTGTCCCTGGCTTGTCTGCAAGgcttctgcctctctctttctacctcttccttccttcctttttgaaaCCCTTCCCTTCCTACTATCCAAAAGCTTCATCTTCTCCTAATGTCCCagactatatatttatttttcacactaGGCAGTAAGTGACAAGTTACTAATGTTGGACTCTTTGCCTTTACGTAAAAATCTATGAAATGCTTAAGTCAGTGAAATGTATCACTAATGGTTGAATTTAAAGCATCAGGGACAAGTTCGAAAAATATTGGAGTCAAAAAGCATTCCATACATAGTTATTGATTCATAAGACAGTTGTTAATAACCCCCTCTTTGGACATATTTTTGTAAGTTATGATGAGAAATACGATGAAATATGTCAGATTTCCTTCCCTCCAACACTTTACAAATAGAGGAGTTAAGATACGTTCATAAATAGCTACATATTTGATgtagagaaaattattttagtcAGATGATTTAATCAAATGACAcagatcatgtggtttttaaaagatcattttagGGAAGCCTAAAAGTTCAGGGAATGGGGAGAGAGATTCTACATAAGGTATTTGTTCATGGAAGTCTTCCGGGATGAGGATGACAGTGAGTTGTCTGTGAAGGATTCAACTCAAGATGATGGGAATCAGGAAGACAGTGTGGTGGGGAAAATGCCACGAGCAAAGGGGTAGAGGAAAGGCAGATTTGGAGCATGGGCAAACCCTAAGTCTTAGGGGAGTGATCATCTGAGAGTGTGTGAATGTACACCGGGCATCTGCAGGACAGTCAAGGAAACTGCTGTTTATTACAGTCTCTTCCTTGAATTGGCAAATATATCACAAGCTAAAAGTCCTTGTATTACTCTTCATTCTATTACTTTTCACATAAGACTCTTTGGCAGCCATGGTCTACTAATTCATATATGCCACGTTtaagctacattttaaaaatagcaaatacaCACGAGGCAAACCAATCATTTGAAAacctcctttcattttcttttgttttccttcttgctGCAATCAAACACATGCTATACATTGCCTCTGAGGTTACCAgccctttgttttatttctttaataaggaGAAAAACATTACCCATAACTGCAGTCTCAAAATAATCTCCAGAGATTATCCAATCAACACGTCTGTGTCCAGCGCacttatttcatttcaaaaacacAATAAATAGCACTAGTGATAATTAATAGTCCTACAAATGAGTAACAGATTTGAATAATCTGGTGTTAGCATAATAACTAGAAAATTAACTGAGTtccttattataattatttagatGGGGATTTTCATGCGCAAGACAAAGATTCAGAAGCTTTGTCTTTTAAACGAACACAGGAATATGTGAAATCATTTTTGAGAGTGTTAGTATTATTCCTCGCTCTGAAGTCTTGTCTAAATCATAGCACGTAGGACCTCTGTAAAGAGAAAGTTCACTCAGATTTTAAAGGACCAAACCTAGGTGGTTTCAGGGTGTTTATATCTTCCTGACCTACACACATGGACACGTCCAGCCAGGAAGGAAGCGGGTTGTGTAGGAGGAAAAAGAGCTTGAACTTGGCCTCGGACACTCACTGTCTGTTTGACCTCTGGCAACTGATCTAATTTCaccaagcctcaatttccttgaaTGCAAAACAGAGACCCAAATGCCTATCACATGTGTGTGTTGGAGGAGTGGGTGACATAAAGTCTGTAAAGCAGCTGCAGGGAACCCACACAGGCGAGCATTCTGGGAGAAACAATTTTCCGAAGTTGATATAATCAATGCTCACATCTCTGAAGAAGTAACTTACTCGAACCGTCTATTTTCAGGGTGACGCGTGGGTTCTAGGCCCAATGATCCAGCCGTTCCATCAGCCCTCAGCCAATGAGAAGACAGCTggtgcgtttccagcacatctcACCACTTGAGATGCAGTATTAACTCCCACTGGACTGTGAGTCACAACCACATGGCCCCATGGCTGCCTGATGCGCTTTCGATGAAAATTTAGagacttctttttttcatttttttggaagggaaaaaaaccgAAAATAACACTGGTAAAAGAATCTTCCTCAGAACATAATTCGAAGCAATCTATTCAGAAGACTTATGAACGGCAGAGTGCCATTTCCTTCTGCCTGGCACTGTGTATTAGCCCACAAATGCGTTAGCTTTATTCCTTCCTTATTCTCActgagataatatttttaaatctataataaacattcagaaaatttaaaatcagagacacacacagacacaggacTTGAAATTTCCAAAAGCTTCTATCTTCTTCACATAAAGATATATTTTCTAACATATGAGGTAGAAACTCCATCTCAAACTTTCTCTTAACGATTTCACTAGATTAATTGGAGCTCTCCATTCCCAGCTGTCAACTGATAACCGAGTCTCACTAAATGTTCGCTTGGTACATTCTACCCATCCTACACTCATATGCTATAAATGTACCAAGACATAGCTGTGTTCGTTCTCAAACCTGTGCATGCCAGTTAagtctattattattttaaatttaattaaatattacaaAAGCCTATAAagtataagaaaataaagttgCTGTTTCTATCAAAGTTGAgtaaaatgctttggaaagaCTCAATCAAtagaaatgacaataaaaatcacaattaattaggtggaggcagaaaaatataaacaaattagaGGGGACAGTAATCAAAGTCCAGAATTCTGcacttagaatatttttattttttaaagttcttgcttcacagtaaaaaaaaggaaaacaaaaactagaaCCTGGACATTGAAACTGATGCACAGCTTGTGTAGTTAAAGGATGGGAAACAACATTGAACTTCAAACAGTAGACACTACGCAAAGAAAAGATCCTAgatccacaaaaggaaaaaactgtaTGAAGGTCTATTTATATGTTTTAAGTTAACATAAAATGCACAAGTTAGGTGTGACTTTTTCCAAGTTAACCCACGTCATCAATTAGTCAATTGCAGTTCCAGTGTATCTAATTTTAAAAGCTTCCATCATGTTGGAATATTCTTCAGTGAATTTTTCTCCAATGACCAATCAGTCTTATTTGTTGTCTTCCTTTAACAGGAAACCAAAAACGTGAGGTCTTAACTCTGTAAATGAGCTAAATGGGAATTAACACGTTAACAACTACTTAACAATGAAGTTGTTGTTAATTGTCTGTCTTCAGGGATTGTCCATGAATGGGAAGCCTCTCTTGCTCCCAGTGCCTGCTCTCCCTCTGGGTGGCAGTCTCTCTCCTTTAGTCATCCAAGATTCCTTCGTAACTTAGATGACCATGCATCCATGCATCCTGGTCACAGAGGTCAGTCCTGGTTGAAGCCTGTTGTCCCAACATAATTATTAAAAGCACTGCATTTCTCTTCCCTTAGTATCCccgtttggatgataaattatatgagtTCCATATTCCTATGGTAACTCATACCACCTTGTTCTCTGAATGCTTTAGTCTCtcatcttctcttcctccttttcccattttgctttaagaaaaaaacatgtaTACATACAGTTGCTCAGACATTTATTTCTGGCTTAGAGAAGTAGAACTTATTCAACATTTGCAAAAAGTGGAACTTACTTGGAAGGGAAGATGGATATGTCGCAGAACTCTCCTAGGAATGTATAAATCTACCCAAtaattcatgttcttttttttaattcttttgcctCTCGTGTGAAACAAAAATTGATTGTCATCATTGTTGTCATAAGACCATTCTcctattttattccattgttgcattttttcattctcttattcTCCACACTATGATCACCAAAGAAATCTATTCTAATGTCCTTGGTATATGTGCAGAGAAAAAGTTATATCATTGTTTTGTTTGGGGTATTAtgtgtgttgttgtttttatttccacAAGTGATGTTCTAAGCTGGATCTCATTCTATTGGGGTTTTTTATTCATTATCTCTGATTATCTATGAAGATCTATGTTTTCATACATGCATCTAAGTCATTGCCTCAGCCACATCATAATACGTAATAATCTTCTTATGAGTTTATTTATGCCTTCTCCTAATGACAGAAAGTTATGTTGCCTCCAATTCCCCACCATCATGTACAGTGCTTCAAAAGACATCCTTATGCACATCCCTTCATGGACAGATgtatttgtttctctgaagtttaTGCTGTAAGAGGATTAATGGATCATAGGACATATGCATAATCAGTCTATAGTCACGTCAGTGCACGTAGCTTCCTGTTTCCCTATGTTCTTACCAACACTTGTATCATCCTAATTTGTTACTTTTTACAACCTGGTTCTGAAGTGCTATTAATTTCCCTGATTATAAATTGCTTGTTTGCTTGTTACATTTGTTAGCCATTAGAGTTTCTTCTGTGGATAGTTTATTCAGATTGTGtgcccatttttctttttggctctCTACCTTATTCTTTAAAGAATTCCTTCCAGACATTAATCCTATGCCAATCTCAGTCATTGTAATTATCGCCTCCAAATCTAACATCCATGTTTTACCAAAATAGAAtacttctctgcttaaaatcccCAACCAGAGTCCATTTCTATTGTTTACATCTAAAATTTTTGACTAAAACTGAGTCCATAATGAtatctttcatttctctgatggtCAGAGAAAGCTATTTCCAACAATTGTTATTCTGATTGATGAATGACATAATGTTTATATGGTCTTATGTAAAATATTCTCTACCTTTCCCCATGTTTCTCATAAGAAAAGTCCATAATTGTCTTCCAAATACTCCACATTCTCTGCAAAACTGTCTCAAAATAGCAGTACTTTGTAGAGGACACTGTCTATTTCTCAGCAGTACATTGTACAGAACACTGTCTATTTCTCTAGCTTTGGGGGTTCTACATTCATTGTAAATAACTGAAATTTACATAGAATTGGCTATTATTAttgattgaaaaagaaaacaatcaattAATTAATATCTTTAAGGAGCATATTGGTGGACTAGGAGTTTGAGAGTGttatttaaaccaaaaaaaaaccccattattttgaaatatattattaCTCTAGAACAAGCTAGAAGAATAATTAGTAATGTCATCTATAAAGAGAGGTATTCAGAACTGAGATTCTGAATTTTGGACCATCTACTTTTCATGGGTCACAGCGTGGCTACCTTGACTACCTCCCTGAAGAATTATGTACTTAGAAGACCCTCCCGGAAGAGACACAACTTTCTCCCAAATCTCATACCCTGGCGTATTAGTCAGGGTTCACCAGAGAAACACAACCAATAGAATGTGTATAATATGTAGTGGGAggtttcttattttaagaaattgtgtCTTTCCAtcatggaggctggcaagtccaaaatcatCAGGAGAAGCCACcaggctggagactcaggaaaAAACAATGCTGTGGTTCAAGTCCAAAGGCCAAGGGCCGAagaattccttcttgctcagGAGAGGTCAGTCTTCGGTTGTATTTAGATGTGTAATGGATTGGAGAAGCCCAGCCACGTTATCGAGGACAATCTGCGTTACTTAAACTCCACCAATTTAAACATTAACCtctatctaaattttaaaaagttttttgtttttttttaaaagagaaaaatcttagtaTATAAATTCCTACGACTACTTTCAGGATAAATTACTAAAGTATATTATGGAGTCACAATGCCCATCCATTTAGAAAATCATATCGTTTCTTTCAACACTTGGCACACAGTCAATAGACAGATAAGAAAGTTCTTATTACGCTTAGAGGAAGAGCAAGAATAATTCGGGGAGAGcagccaagatggcggagtaggagGATGCTCTTAGCTCGCCCTCTAAGAGtgacatccacggacccacccgTCCactcagagcacctgctgaactttgacagagcATTGcattcttcaaaagacaaattcACCACAGGtctgataaacaagtttatactgcatagcacagggaactatattcgatatcttgcaGTAGcccatggtgaaaaagaatatgaaaatgaacatatgtctattcatgaatgactgaagcactgtgttgtgcaccagaaattgacacagcatggtaaactgactatacttcaatttaaaaaaaagtaaaaaaataataataataatcagggAAAGAGTAATTCAATTTGAAGATGGAGCCTCTTTACttaaaataaagtttgaaaaactCAGAAAGGGGCATAATAGTAAATAATATGAAAGAAGAGAGATCTTCAGAAGTGTAGGACGTGACTCCTGACCAGATTAAAGGTTTTTCCACTCACGTAAGGTGAATAAAGTCTGTGTGACAAAGTTTTCACATTTGCTTGTTTAAGTTACCTGGAGGCTGGTGCTGTTGTCTGAAAAGAGAGAATTAAAGAAGCCGCTTACAATGTTCACGACTGACTCAGcaacacatttttccaaaaacgTGTCTGCGTGTTTCCTGTCTGTGGTTGTGTTGCAGACCTGCAGACGAAAAAACAACTCACTATGTTCTATCACATCTTTGAATGATAACTCAATACCGAAACTTTCTGAAAATTTGTCCTTAAATGGTTGTTTACAATATTGCTTCTGCTTTTGAAAGTTGTTTTGAATATAAACATTGCTGCCTAAAAGCCATTAAAATGTTATtctgcaaaaatataaaataaaataaatggtaattgcttccaaaaacaccctcacaaaAACATCAGGAGaatatttaaccaaatatctgggcaccatgGTCCAGCCATTTTGACACAGAAAATTACCAGCACACCAGACCCACTGCCCTGGTCCTTGTTACTTCAGTTCAGAGTTCGATGCAGGCAGTGCCCAAGGTCTGCATGGCTCCCCAGTGGCCAGGCAAAAAGTACAGCGATCCAAAAGATAATTTTCTGGAAAGATCTTAAGACATCTGACAGCAGAGCAGTCAGAGAAAGATGGTTGGAAGTGTTGTTGGGTTCGCTCCCTCTTAAACTTTTATTCTCGTCACTACAACCTCTGCCTCTGTTTCCGTGGTCCCCCGTGTGTTCCTTGAAGAAACTCTATCAGAAGCCTGACTTGAGAATagagtgagacagagagagactggaGCTCCTCTGGGAAGTTGCAGTGGATTGAATCACAGGAACACATCACAAAGCATAGAAATAGGAATTTGCAGAGCAGTGGGGGTTCAGCCAGGGTGCTGGCAAAAAAGAGGTGCATGGCCTGTGGATCATTTAAAAACAGTCATAAAACTGACTAATTTTGTCCACTTTTAATCATCACCATATGCTAGTAATTCTAAACAAGGTCAATGGTATAATACCTTCGCCCACCAGGAAAAGTCCACTCCCACAATCCATCTCTTTGGCCACGACTGTGACAGAGGCTTTTAGAGCATCTGTAAAATAGTCTAACAGCTGTGCCCTTATGTCAACCCCAACGTGAGCAGATGGGAAATTCTCTTCAGTCACAGATCTCATGTTGGGGAAGggtgtgtggtggtggggagagacACTCACTTTGCTGAAGGTACAAACTAAAgctccagaggaaaaaaaagcaaggagaACAGAATTCACAGTGCAAAGTAACTTTGTTTCATTTGCTGAAACACCTACATGGGTGTATTTAAGcatgagtatatatatgtatgtatgtaatcaCGTGTATATATTAttacacatatatgaatatacatattattgtatgtgcatatattacatatatatgaacatacatattattgcatgtatatattattgtatgtgcatatatattacatacatgatatattattgtatgtatatattgtatgtgcatatattattacatatgtataaatatacatattattgCATGTATATATTATTGTACGTGCATATGTATtacatacatatgaatatatattattatatgtatatactgcgTGTGCATATTACATATACTACATGCAATAATTGTAATTTGTATCAGGTATGAATCCGTCTACAAAGTGTGCAATCGTGTATCAAAAAGTCTCATAACACCTAACACGTGCTGGGCACTGATTCGTTCCGGAGGCATGGATTATAACAGTGTACACTATGGAAAAGTGTGAAACAGCAAACCCTCCCTCTTCTTTATTGAGCCTATTAAATCCAATATAAAGGGATGTCCAGTGTCAGGACAGTGTAAACCTATGCTGAGGAaggaaatgttttcctttattgCCTGAAAATTACTACTTAAATGATCTTCCCTGGAAACATCAAGGTCCGTTACCAAGCAGAGTAGAGTCAGTTCTGTTCTCTCCCACCTGAGGGCCTgtcagaagaaaaacagaaaaaccgcATTATCTTTCAACAGCCGCTTCCTTGGTAAGCCCAAGAGGGACTTCAGTTTCACTACACTTAGAAGGATTcaggttatttttttctccaatcttttatgggagaaagagagagggaggcagagaaaaaaCAGTTGCATGTGAAGAGAGGCAGTGGTGGATTCTTCCcgttacacacacagacacatgtgaTTCGTACTGAGGGACGAACAGACCCCAGAGGATGTTTCTGGCACGTGTCCCAGTCATAGTCATTGAGACTTAGCATTACAAGGTCACATTCATTCCTGATAcatttatttgataaaatattcCCCTTATGACGTAGAGAATGGAATATACCTTAACTGAACATttaatgttgtttattttttcccccaaagccgGAAAGACTTTCTCTCAGTTTGATTCAACTGACACATCAAAGAATACGGTTTTGAATTGctccaaaaggggaaaaaaaacagacacaaaataagaaaaccatgCAAGCCACTGATGATAATTAGCTGAACTATGCAAAGATGATCTCTGTTAGCAGTTACTTTCCCCAAGACTGAAAAGCTCGACAGAAAGATGCCCCTATGATTAAAAATGACACTGGTTGGGACACTCAGGCTGCTCTCCAAGTTCTGCCTTGTTAGGATCCTTTCAAATTGTGAGAGAGCTCAGATAATTCTGGACCACGCAGGACCCAAACATGAGTGCTATGTTATACTCCACAATATTTTTAACTGTTCCTCTCTTTCAGATGCCTTTGAGTGATTTAAGAGGTGCTCCCTGAATTATATGCAAACTAAATAGCAGAGTAGTGTAACCACCAGTGATTACCCAAAGCGTGGATCAAATTCaaaaccattaaagaaaaaaagaggagaatgAAGAGTGTGTGCCTCTGTTTGTCGGGGCATTCTAATGGCTGGAGACACAGTGATCACTGCCCTTATATGTAAAACTCAGTGCTAAGTGACCATTGTAATTTACTGGGCAACCAGAGGCGATATGATCTGATGCTTTTCCTCCATATTAAAAGAGCAAGAGTCTCTCTATCAATTcatgaaacaaatattttgtCGTAGATTTGGGGCTCACTCATATTCAGTAAAAAGTGGAGGACTGCCAAGAAGGGGAAATTCTGCGCATATGTTAGAAATACAGCCGAAGGATTCTTCAATAAGTATCTCTTCTGTGATCAACTTTAAACAAAACATCATGATCCTTTGTGACACCAAGATTTCAGGAAAGCCACATAAGCAGTCAGAGAATGGAAACCGTTCAGTGATAGccgtgatggttaattttagaTGTTAACCTAACTGGGTCATGGGAAGCCCAGATATTTGGCCAACATCATTCCAGTTGTGTCTCTGAGAGTGTTTggaatgagattaacatttaaatgggcagactgagtaaagcagagtGCTCTCTCTATTGGGGGCAGGCTTCATGCCGTCAGCTGAAGGCCTGGGTGGAACAAAAAGGCTGGCGCTGCTCTGAGTAAGGAGAATTTCTCATGCCTGACTGGCTTTGGATTACAACATCGACTCTTCCctgccttcagacttgaacttgacatcagctcttcctgggtctcGAGCCCGTTGGCCTTTGGAACTAGAATGACACGGTCAGCTCTTCTGGGCCCCTGGCCTTTAGACCAGGACTGGAGCTGCCCATAAGCTCTGTTAGGTCTCCAGCTCACCAGCTCACCCTGATGCAGAGCTCTGGACATCGCAGCTTCCAGAATCCTTGATGATAAACAGATGAATACATACACCCATAAGTAAGCAAGTaaataaacacagacacacagacacacacgtacATCCtactgattctgtttctctgaaaacCCTGACTGATGCAATGCCCAAGGGGGTTTTTCTTAAACAGGCAGGAATTAACTTTacccttccttctgtccttcctctctttctccaatAAAGAATGTGGACATTTACAGTTAATCCCCAAAATATTCACTGAAAAGTTTATTGGATTAACTGAAACTCATTGATATTGGAAACCGTAAACTGAAGGGTTTATCTGCTGGCTGCTTTAgattttattaaatttctatctgggttttctattctatttcattaatctATTCATCTATCTACACCACcctattttcaaaatatgtgGTTTTATATTATATACCGCTCTCTTTTAATTATTGAGATTTTGTGAGTTTTAATATGTCTCCCCTCCCTTTTCTATTGCTCCTTTTCCAACTTCCTCCTTTGCTCCTATTATTCTTTTATACTTGAGGTGTAAGTTATATATCAACATGCATCGATCTTAAATGAATAGCTTGATGAGTCTTAAGTATGCTACACAGGAATCCCATTTCAACATACAATGTTGtcttttgatttgtttatttgttttattttgttttgagacATGACACCCTTATGCTTTTGAAATTTCCTATCCaagcataaagtttattttcccacGTGATCAAGTCACTTTTTTGTGTCATTGCATGGAAGGTCACCAACTGAGCATCTTCACTGTTTTGATGGTGCAAAATCAACTTCCACTGTGTTAAGCCACTAAGAATTTGGAGGTTATTTGTTA
It contains:
- the LOC141575921 gene encoding inositol 1,4,5-trisphosphate-gated calcium channel ITPR1-like isoform X2 produces the protein MSPSKHVHKVKRCDVCYSFPRCLCSALRWERTELTLLCLVCNTTTDRKHADTFLEKCVAESVVNIVSGFFNSLFSDNSTSLQQNGKRRKRR